The Pygocentrus nattereri isolate fPygNat1 chromosome 2, fPygNat1.pri, whole genome shotgun sequence genome has a window encoding:
- the LOC108440844 gene encoding immunoglobulin kappa light chain-like yields the protein MYSCFVVAVEQDQLKIAEVGDSIDLSCFSTRDMKTTIVWMKQNPGEKPVQIATSYQHQAGTFYNGFDHSGRFKTQAGPGSFNLTISSLEPSDTATYYCANIFIYDITFGEGTVLVVKDASLTKHTVHQLPVFEAVQPGDSVTLQCSVESLTPDCSGDHRVYWFRHGSGESHPGIIYTHGNRSDECEKSSETDSPPQSCVYKLPKRNLSLSDAGTYYCAVAACGQILFGNGTDLNIKGKV from the exons TTGAACAGGATCAGCTGAAGATCGCTGAAGTTGGAGACAGCATTGATCTGTCGTGCTTCAGTACAAGAGATATGAAAACTACCATTGTGTGGATGAAACAAAACCCTGGAGAAAAACCTGTTCAAATCGCTACATCATATCAGCATCAAGCTGGAACATTTTATAATGGCTTTGATCATAGCGGCCGCTTCAAAACACAAGCAGGACCTGGCAGTTTTAATTTGACCATCTCCAGTTTAGAgccatcagacacagcaacgtATTACTGCGCTAACATATTCATATATGATATCACCTTTGGAGAAGGAACTGTTCTTGTTGTAAAAG ACGCATCACTGACAAAGCACACAGTTCACCAGCTGCCTGTGTTTGAGGCCGTTCAACCAGGAGACTCTGTTACTCTCCAGTGTTCAGTAGAGTCTCTCACTCCAGACTGCTCAGGAGATCACCGTGTGTACTGGTTCAGACATGGATCAGGAGAATCTCATCCaggaatcatttacactcatggaAACAGGAGTGATGAGTGTGAGAAAAGCTCTGAGACTGATTCTCCTCCACAGAGCTGCGTCTACAAACTCCCCAAGAGAaacctcagcctctctgatgctggaacttactactgtgcTGTGGCTGCATGTGGACAGATACTGTTTGGCAATGGAACTGATCTAAATATCAAAGGCAAAGTCTAA